A single window of Anaerobaca lacustris DNA harbors:
- a CDS encoding ATP-binding protein, with protein MPNEAHAGDAVVGAAVCSNLLALIKETVSSDGKFVPLVCLLEAFVAYALDGEPCCLTLLQYREYCHQEGLDRSASYTENTLRKNASHLSTWLLEPACAYLDYASRVAVSFDGSTSECLRARLKWAPFRSLFTQSIKRRDTSKPIDKACLKQAYVYLSSDQSSKGGRQPQVTTAVEELRRAAGSSQIVPVRDERSVMETGRRQSSSKYSPVGIEHWEYTRLLCVFEPSPGIRDDALVEMLKRRHEIFAMIVKRWSGHVDPCTDGRMHATFGYPIGIEQHSLAALRAGMELQDRFGLLGAKERQGAFRVPFYIGIYTGRMSINTRAVETNTVIVMSKEARKTFEVMEQLNCPSEVFVNELACRRTATHFDFASVQSATELPSAIPIYRVRSHRFGDRMRKLPGRSDIALIGRSAELNTLKRLWPKVMRHESIVVWIRGHIGIGKSRLIEEFLSLLRTANDLHILRCPCWPFHRTVAFHPITEMIRNYLRLDSTAQQDVVEQRVRCLTQRWRIDDERAVGTLTTVLCDESYRLQGRDWASDEVRDKTEPWSSVRKELPDIFYRGLCWLQGDKPVVMAIEDLQWADESTRDLLYDLVHRLSAKDQERRILLLCSTRDPLRDWSYPASGIEVYLDLRPLGSDDAQALAYAAAESVGEIIGSRRLKKIVDESGGIPQAIVEQACGDSGEESIFKKMMVLSQSESASARHAVNGEFIVQIASIAGLIFRRRELQRAVSRALGGGDEVDGWFNKEFDRLLESQVFHPKPPRQAKIYGFWSESFRASVYSSMSDQDKQRQHIAFAEMIEDEFSDIGYNAPEELARHYSKACDLGTKPVNPAHLEKAVYWWHRASHVASDRLAVKEASLALACAQWYARKAYNSDGHRDSELHLLLDLITASEIRYGPADRRVRRQCKRAHELAKNNSERSLVFQAKWRGWFFTYVSGDFRRSLGIATDLLNGLADETETALWLEAHHALWDTLFHIGELNTVQSHHLAGAFLASDLSAEEHRQGFAGHAANTCNLVRSALTYWLRGDFGLSNILIEKGMKVASALEHTQSRVHAHCYTAIHAILCRKPNRIVEHANIALTVAEDRSLRPLMAFAGILRAVGQVQQELPNTRELLSLREHLAERTYLGIRLFETLFLASLAEGYLKTGDCENGMRVIADALKVSEDTGELVFRSELHRIRGELLADSTKNRQEAKAEFQQATEWADHTGARLLKIRALASFNMFLRSYRAGKKERLVAEERLRTALQQLSRGVECQDLIEARKILEDN; from the coding sequence ATGCCGAACGAAGCGCATGCAGGGGATGCGGTGGTTGGCGCCGCCGTGTGCAGCAATCTGTTGGCTTTGATTAAAGAAACAGTGTCGTCAGACGGCAAATTTGTCCCGTTGGTGTGTCTGCTTGAGGCGTTTGTCGCATACGCGCTGGACGGCGAGCCTTGCTGCTTGACCCTGTTGCAGTACAGAGAATACTGCCATCAAGAAGGCCTGGATAGGTCTGCGAGCTACACCGAGAATACTCTACGTAAGAACGCCTCTCATCTGTCCACGTGGCTTCTCGAACCTGCTTGCGCGTACCTCGATTATGCATCGAGAGTCGCCGTATCTTTTGACGGCTCAACTTCCGAGTGTCTGCGAGCACGCCTAAAGTGGGCCCCATTCCGCTCTTTGTTTACTCAGTCTATCAAGAGACGTGATACATCCAAGCCGATCGACAAGGCGTGCCTCAAGCAGGCATACGTTTACCTTTCGTCAGACCAGTCATCCAAGGGGGGGCGGCAACCACAGGTGACCACTGCTGTGGAAGAGCTGCGAAGAGCCGCCGGGAGTTCACAAATAGTCCCGGTGAGGGATGAGAGATCGGTGATGGAGACGGGTAGGCGGCAGAGCAGTTCGAAGTACTCACCAGTGGGGATTGAGCATTGGGAATATACGCGACTGCTCTGCGTATTCGAGCCTTCGCCCGGCATCCGTGATGATGCCCTCGTAGAGATGTTGAAGCGTCGGCATGAGATATTCGCAATGATTGTCAAGCGGTGGTCCGGCCACGTGGATCCATGCACCGACGGGCGAATGCACGCAACCTTCGGATACCCTATAGGTATCGAACAGCATTCATTGGCTGCGCTTCGAGCTGGCATGGAACTCCAGGACAGATTCGGGCTCTTGGGTGCAAAGGAGCGGCAGGGTGCATTTCGTGTGCCCTTCTACATCGGTATATATACGGGCAGGATGTCCATCAACACTCGAGCGGTCGAGACGAATACAGTTATTGTTATGAGCAAGGAAGCAAGAAAGACGTTTGAGGTGATGGAGCAGCTCAATTGCCCTTCTGAGGTGTTTGTTAATGAGCTTGCCTGCAGGAGGACAGCGACACATTTCGATTTTGCATCCGTCCAGAGCGCAACTGAGCTGCCATCGGCCATTCCTATCTATCGAGTAAGGAGCCACAGGTTCGGTGATCGGATGCGGAAACTGCCGGGCAGAAGTGACATAGCATTGATCGGGCGTAGTGCGGAACTCAATACGCTGAAGCGGCTGTGGCCCAAGGTCATGCGTCATGAGTCGATAGTTGTGTGGATTCGCGGGCATATCGGAATAGGCAAATCGCGCCTGATCGAGGAATTTCTCTCGCTTCTCCGGACCGCCAATGATCTACATATTCTGCGGTGCCCATGTTGGCCGTTCCATAGGACTGTTGCCTTTCATCCAATTACTGAAATGATCAGGAACTACCTGCGGTTGGACAGTACGGCACAGCAGGATGTGGTTGAGCAGAGGGTCCGGTGCCTGACGCAGCGGTGGCGCATTGACGATGAACGAGCTGTAGGGACTCTGACTACTGTGCTATGCGATGAATCTTACCGTCTTCAAGGAAGAGATTGGGCAAGTGATGAGGTTCGTGACAAGACCGAGCCCTGGTCCTCGGTGCGCAAAGAGCTGCCTGACATTTTCTACCGAGGTCTATGCTGGCTTCAAGGCGACAAACCAGTCGTAATGGCTATTGAGGATCTCCAGTGGGCGGATGAATCTACGCGTGATCTTCTCTATGACTTGGTGCACCGTTTGTCGGCCAAGGACCAAGAGCGACGTATACTGCTCTTGTGTAGTACGCGAGACCCCCTTCGCGATTGGTCTTATCCCGCTTCAGGAATCGAGGTCTACCTTGATCTCAGACCATTGGGCAGCGATGATGCGCAAGCTCTGGCTTACGCCGCAGCAGAATCCGTTGGCGAAATCATTGGTTCACGGAGACTCAAGAAGATTGTGGATGAGTCCGGCGGTATTCCGCAGGCGATTGTCGAGCAAGCGTGTGGGGATTCCGGCGAAGAGTCCATTTTCAAGAAGATGATGGTGTTGAGTCAATCTGAGAGCGCTTCTGCACGCCATGCGGTTAATGGGGAATTCATTGTGCAGATTGCATCCATCGCAGGTCTGATATTCCGACGAAGGGAACTTCAGAGAGCGGTATCCCGTGCTCTGGGAGGAGGCGATGAAGTGGACGGTTGGTTTAACAAGGAATTCGACCGCCTTCTTGAAAGCCAGGTGTTTCATCCCAAGCCGCCGCGACAGGCGAAGATATACGGGTTCTGGTCGGAGAGCTTCCGGGCGAGCGTCTATTCATCGATGTCTGACCAGGACAAACAAAGGCAACACATTGCCTTTGCGGAGATGATTGAAGACGAGTTCTCGGATATCGGATACAATGCGCCCGAGGAGTTAGCCCGACATTATTCCAAAGCCTGTGACCTTGGCACGAAGCCCGTTAATCCCGCGCACCTTGAGAAAGCAGTTTACTGGTGGCATCGGGCAAGTCATGTCGCAAGTGACAGATTGGCTGTGAAAGAAGCAAGTCTGGCTCTTGCATGTGCCCAATGGTATGCGCGTAAGGCTTACAACAGCGATGGTCATAGGGATAGTGAACTGCATCTTCTGCTTGATCTGATCACCGCGTCTGAGATTAGATATGGGCCAGCAGACAGGAGAGTGCGTCGGCAATGTAAACGAGCCCATGAACTGGCCAAGAACAATAGCGAACGATCACTTGTGTTTCAAGCAAAATGGAGAGGCTGGTTCTTCACCTATGTCAGCGGTGATTTTCGTAGATCTCTGGGGATCGCCACTGACTTATTGAATGGTTTGGCTGACGAGACAGAGACCGCCCTGTGGCTTGAAGCCCATCATGCCCTGTGGGATACACTATTCCACATAGGAGAACTGAACACAGTCCAAAGTCATCACCTAGCAGGGGCGTTCCTGGCCTCTGATCTGTCTGCGGAAGAGCACCGACAAGGCTTTGCCGGACATGCGGCCAATACCTGCAACCTCGTGCGTAGTGCTCTAACATATTGGCTGCGCGGAGATTTCGGGTTATCAAACATTCTCATCGAAAAGGGTATGAAGGTAGCCAGTGCTCTTGAGCACACGCAGAGCCGGGTACACGCCCACTGCTACACGGCGATTCACGCCATTCTGTGTAGGAAGCCCAATCGGATCGTTGAACATGCGAACATTGCGCTGACGGTTGCGGAAGACCGGTCGCTCAGGCCACTGATGGCCTTTGCAGGCATACTCAGGGCGGTCGGGCAAGTGCAGCAGGAGCTGCCTAATACCAGGGAGCTACTGTCACTGCGGGAGCATCTCGCGGAGCGGACTTACTTGGGTATACGACTATTTGAAACACTCTTCCTGGCCTCTCTCGCTGAGGGCTATCTGAAGACGGGTGACTGCGAAAACGGCATGAGAGTAATTGCGGATGCTCTGAAGGTCAGTGAGGATACTGGTGAACTGGTATTTCGGTCAGAACTACATCGTATTCGAGGCGAACTCCTGGCTGATTCCACCAAGAATCGACAGGAAGCCAAGGCCGAGTTCCAGCAGGCGACAGAGTGGGCGGACCATACCGGGGCGAGGCTATTGAAGATCCGAGCTCTGGCGAGTTTTAACATGTTCCTGAGGAGCTATAGGGCCGGCAAGAAAGAACGTCTCGTGGCCGAAGAAAGACTGAGGACGGCCCTCCAGCAGCTCAGTCGTGGCGTGGAGTGCCAGGATCTAATAGAAGCGAGAAAGATCCTTGAGGACAATTAA